The sequence CTCCGCACCGGTCGACGTGGTCGGCCGGGAACGGCTCGGCCCCTTCGACGTGGCCCGGCTGGCGGCGACCGACCCGGAGGCGCTGGAGAGCTGGCTGAAGGAGAACGGCTTCGAGCTGCCGGACCGCCTCGCCACGGCCCTGACGCCGTACGTCGAGCAGAAGTGGGAGTACGTGGCGGTGCGCCTCGCGCCGGAGAAGCGGGGGACCACGCTGAGCGGCACGCTCGACCCGTTGCGGCTGCGGTTCGCCAGTGACCGGCTGGTCTATCCGATGCGCCTGTCGAAGCTGGCGGCGACCCCACAGTCCCTCGGCCTGTATGTGCTGGCCGACCACCGCATGGAACCGCGCGGGGCGATCGGCGGGCGGCCCCCGAAGGTCGCGTACGCGGGCCGGGTGGACCCCGCGAAGGAGCCGTACGAGGCGCTGGCGGCGGTCACGGGCGACAAGCCGGTCTTCGTGACGGCGATCGACCAGTACTTCCCGTCACCGGAGCGGATCGACGGCGACCACGAGCTGCGGGCGACCGCCGAGGACACCCCGTACCGGACCGTGGTCTACCGGGACACGCTGCTGACCTGGGGCGGCATGCCGGTCTGGCTGCTGGTGCCGCTCGGCGGCGCGCTCGTGGTGATCGCGGCCCTGTTGCTGGCGGTCCGCGCCCGGCGGCGGCGCCCGGTACTGCCCCCGCCGCCGGTCTTCACACCGCCGCCGCTGCGATGAGGGAGTGGCCCTCCGCCGGAGTCCGGATGTGCGTACGAAGGGTGAATCGCGGAACGGAGAGGGTCCGCCCCCTCTACA is a genomic window of Streptomyces sp. NBC_00708 containing:
- a CDS encoding DUF2330 domain-containing protein, translating into MLVSLQLGSLIAPAYACGCGAMVVHRNSQVAVDRETSAVGWDGSTEQIVMQLSVRGNAPDAAWIMPVPHRATVELGDAALFSELRAITAPVHEERHYFWPRDKDWPFGGSGGSSADGAGAPRASAPVDVVGRERLGPFDVARLAATDPEALESWLKENGFELPDRLATALTPYVEQKWEYVAVRLAPEKRGTTLSGTLDPLRLRFASDRLVYPMRLSKLAATPQSLGLYVLADHRMEPRGAIGGRPPKVAYAGRVDPAKEPYEALAAVTGDKPVFVTAIDQYFPSPERIDGDHELRATAEDTPYRTVVYRDTLLTWGGMPVWLLVPLGGALVVIAALLLAVRARRRRPVLPPPPVFTPPPLR